Proteins encoded in a region of the Vicia villosa cultivar HV-30 ecotype Madison, WI linkage group LG5, Vvil1.0, whole genome shotgun sequence genome:
- the LOC131602665 gene encoding 18.2 kDa class I heat shock protein-like → MSLIPSFFGGRKSNVYDPFSLDVWDPFKDFSFPSSAISASFPRENSAFVSTRVDWKETPEAHVFKADLPGLKKEEVKVEIEDDRVLQISGKRNIEKEDKNDQWHRVERSSGKFMRRFRLPENAKMDQVRASMENGVLTVTVPKEEVKKPDVKSIEISG, encoded by the coding sequence ATGTCTTTGATTCCAAGTTTCTTTGGTGGCAGAAAGAGCAACGTATACGATCCATTCTCTCTCGACGTTTGGGATCCCTTCAAGGATTTTTCATTTCCAAGTTCTGCAATTTCTGCTTCATTCCCTCGTGAGAATTCTGCTTTTGTGAGCACACGAGTTGACTGGAAGGAGACCCCAGAAGCACATGTGTTCAAGGCTGATCTTCCTGGACTGAAGAAGGAGGAAGTGAAAGTTGAGATTGAAGATGATAGGGTTCTACAGATAAGCGGAAAGAGAAATATTGAGAAAGAAGATAAGAACGACCAATGGCATCGCGTTGAACGCAGTAGTGGAAAGTTCATGAGGAGATTCAGATTGCCTGAGAATGCCAAAATGGATCAAGTGAGAGCTTCAATGGAAAATGGTGTTCTCACTGTCACTGTTCCAAAAGAAGAAGTTAAGAAACCTGATGTTAAGTCCATTGAGATCTCTGGCTGA